From a single Stomoxys calcitrans chromosome 4, idStoCalc2.1, whole genome shotgun sequence genomic region:
- the LOC131997321 gene encoding mucin-2-like isoform X1, producing MINDVSKSQQITTTARTITSTTTTATTVMAIPDMQQELQQQNPDKKAATTLMTITAVVGMQQHGSSISTDEGGGGLGVGGKQRQLAAAAEDDNKFPHNNNNNNTAVEATHTFAINNNNNKVDDRDCKQTTTEMINMHEVSPPPSHYTTSGSYKTTTTTVSVIQQQSPQYLEEHSPIVDERQPSTTTNRKLPYSSFAGAPNHKSPSTTITTTPSSLSHSLSVINTTTILPLSLSPLTVKPCSSLLLQNSTTTTLTHKNITNVPRQASYHRTLETETSSVNSRKADQCELLEYQTNKYQDQQKHQQQTQQVDSNNKTALTSLAERKALLREEFFKDFPHTTVTDYCKTTATTTTVSATGKLTATLSKRLLRKQHNLKLKIPAVKAANYKIPPTDSAASSETLTPNFSNKPSLVALRKLDLQRKIVRINCSAFPTAEKTSTNIFPCSQFPSVKELAKRFDRNPRKMIVPQTKANSTEMDMASLKPEALDQRNSPLSDEGCNLGQSPYSSDDDDNDSIRTTHTAIERLPAKRKDKVARSASSDSALGLEVDESMDTTEPQAPSTQQQQKRRMTLTVTDLPLRPALLPLAEPTMLPDSPPVDVVTNISVTQTQIPSKVLLEERVVEIPEDPRSGGSSRRESSQSCLSDYPSGDMQGVRFVRTPSVVVSDYSDDIMCGITLEEIEYFRAQRMRRRRSSLDTSGTEKDALDNNSDVSAASSCSNLYYCGSTISALDGAECLVNGMRMQLERKASDCSTCSVSGDEESPQNSFTIPEQPEDCQDLSDMLANQHLSCKRSKKVGTPATTGLLRVDNLKLP from the coding sequence ATGATAAACGACGTAAGCAAATCAcaacaaataacaacaacagcaagaacTATAACAAGTACAACGACAACTGCTACGACAGTCATGGCGATCCCCGATATGCAGCAAGAGCTCCAACAACAAAATCCTGATAAAAAGGCAGCAACAACACTGATGACTATAACAGCCGTAGTCGGCATGCAGCAGCATGGTAGTAGTATTAGTACTGATGAGGGAGGGGGTGGCTTGGGTGTGGGTGGGAAACAACGTCAACTAGCAGCAGCTGCTGAAGATGACAATAAGTTTCcccacaacaacaataacaacaacactgCCGTTGAAGCAACCCACACTTTTgccataaacaacaacaacaacaaagtcgaTGACAGAGATTGTAAACAAACGACAACAGAGATGATCAATATGCACGAAGTCTCGCCGCCGCCAAGCCACTACACAACAAGTGGTTCGTacaaaacaacaactacaaccgTAAGTGTAATACAACAACAATCACCACAATATTTAGAAGAGCATAGCCCCATAGTCGATGAGCGACAGCCATCAACAACGACAAATCGAAAATTACCATACTCGTCATTTGCTGGGGCGCCGAACCACAAGTCTCCGTCGACAACGATAACAACGACGCCGTCGTCGCTGTCACATTCATTGTCTGTGATAAACACAACAACAATTCTGCCTTTGTCGTTGTCGCCGTTAACGGTAAAACCTTGCTCTTCGTTATTATTACAAAATTCAACGACAACGACGTTGACGCATAAAAACATAACAAATGTACCTAGGCAGGCCAGTTATCACAGAACTCTGGAAACGGAAACATCAAGCGTGAATAGCCGCAAAGCTGACCAATGTGAACTACTGGAATACCAAACAAACAAGTACCAAGATcaacaaaaacaccaacaacaaacacaacaagTGGATAGTAATAATAAAACAGCATTAACAAGTCTAGCTGAACGCAAAGCTTTGCTTAGAGaagaatttttcaaagattttcCCCATACAACAGTAACGGATTATTGTAAAACTacagccacaacaacaacagtctcAGCAACTGGCAAACTAACAGCCACACTCAGCAAACGTTTACTTAGAAAACAACacaatttgaaattgaaaattcccGCTGTAAAGGCGGCAAATTATAAAATCCCTCCCACCGATTCTGCGGCCTCCTCGGAAACTTTAACTCCGAATTTTAGCAACAAACCCTCTTTGGTGGCTTTGCGCAAATTGGATTTACAACGCAAAATAGTGAGAATTAATTGCAGTGCCTTTCCCACGGCGGAGAAGACCAGCACGAATATTTTCCCCTGCTCCCAATTTCCCAGTGTCAAAGAGTTGGCCAAACGCTTTGATCGTAATCCCCGTAAAATGATTGTTCCTCAGACCAAAGCGAATAGCACAGAAATGGATATGGCTTCGCTGAAACCAGAGGCCTTGGATCAACGCAATTCCCCGCTCTCCGATGAAGGTTGCAATTTGGGCCAAAGTCCCTACAGTTCggatgatgatgacaatgacTCCATACGCACCACCCACACAGCCATTGAAAGACTACCTGCCAAGCGTAAAGATAAAGTGGCCCGCTCGGCCAGCAGTGATTCGGCATTGGGTCTAGAGGTGGATGAGTCCATGGATACTACAGAGCCCCAGGCCCCTAgcacacagcaacaacaaaagcgCCGCATGACCTTGACAGTAACTGATTTGCCCTTAAGGCCCGCCCTGTTGCCCTTGGCAGAACCTACAATGCTGCCGGATTCGCCACCCGTCGATGTGGTGACCAATATAAGTGTGACTCAAACGCAAATACCCTCCAAAGTCTTGCTGGAAGAGCGAGTGGTGGAAATACCTGAAGATCCTCGTTCCGGTGGCAGTTCCAGACGCGAGTCCTCACAATCCTGTCTCAGCGATTATCCCTCGGGCGATATGCAGGGTGTACGCTTTGTACGCACCCCCTCCGTGGTGGTCTCCGACTATTCCGATGATATTATGTGCGGCATTACCCTGGAGGAAATCGAATACTTTCGTGCCCAACGCATGCGTAGGCGACGCTCTTCGCTGGATACCTCCGGCACCGAAAAAGATGCGCTCGACAATAACTCCGATGTAAGTGCGGCCTCCTCGTGCAGCAATCTCTATTATTGTGGCTCCACCATCTCGGCCCTGGATGGGGCCGAATGCCTAGTCAATGGCATGCGCATGCAATTGGAACGTAAAGCCTCAGACTGCTCCACTTGCTCGGTGAGCGGCGATGAGGAATCCCCACAAAATTCCTTTACCATACCCGAACAACCTGAGGACTGCCAGGATCTATCCGATATGTTGGCCAATCAGCATCTCTCCTGCAAACGTTCCAAAAAGGTAGGTACTCCCGCAACAACGGGCTTGTTAAGGGTAGACAATTTAAAATTACCCTAA
- the LOC131997321 gene encoding mucin-2-like isoform X2, which produces MINDVSKSQQITTTARTITSTTTTATTVMAIPDMQQELQQQNPDKKAATTLMTITAVVGMQQHGSSISTDEGGGGLGVGGKQRQLAAAAEDDNKFPHNNNNNNTAVEATHTFAINNNNNKVDDRDCKQTTTEMINMHEVSPPPSHYTTSGSYKTTTTTVSVIQQQSPQYLEEHSPIVDERQPSTTTNRKLPYSSFAGAPNHKSPSTTITTTPSSLSHSLSVINTTTILPLSLSPLTVKPCSSLLLQNSTTTTLTHKNITNVPRQASYHRTLETETSSVNSRKADQCELLEYQTNKYQDQQKHQQQTQQVDSNNKTALTSLAERKALLREEFFKDFPHTTVTDYCKTTATTTTVSATGKLTATLSKRLLRKQHNLKLKIPAVKAANYKIPPTDSAASSETLTPNFSNKPSLVALRKLDLQRKIVRINCSAFPTAEKTSTNIFPCSQFPSVKELAKRFDRNPRKMIVPQTKANSTEMDMASLKPEALDQRNSPLSDEGCNLGQSPYSSDDDDNDSIRTTHTAIERLPAKRKDKVARSASSDSALGLEVDESMDTTEPQAPSTQQQQKRRMTLTVTDLPLRPALLPLAEPTMLPDSPPVDVVTNISVTQTQIPSKVLLEERVVEIPEDPRSGGSSRRESSQSCLSDYPSGDMQGVRFVRTPSVVVSDYSDDIMCGITLEEIEYFRAQRMRRRRSSLDTSGTEKDALDNNSDVSAASSCSNLYYCGSTISALDGAECLVNGMRMQLERKASDCSTCSVSGDEESPQNSFTIPEQPEDCQDLSDMLANQHLSCKRSKKVCSDFF; this is translated from the coding sequence ATGATAAACGACGTAAGCAAATCAcaacaaataacaacaacagcaagaacTATAACAAGTACAACGACAACTGCTACGACAGTCATGGCGATCCCCGATATGCAGCAAGAGCTCCAACAACAAAATCCTGATAAAAAGGCAGCAACAACACTGATGACTATAACAGCCGTAGTCGGCATGCAGCAGCATGGTAGTAGTATTAGTACTGATGAGGGAGGGGGTGGCTTGGGTGTGGGTGGGAAACAACGTCAACTAGCAGCAGCTGCTGAAGATGACAATAAGTTTCcccacaacaacaataacaacaacactgCCGTTGAAGCAACCCACACTTTTgccataaacaacaacaacaacaaagtcgaTGACAGAGATTGTAAACAAACGACAACAGAGATGATCAATATGCACGAAGTCTCGCCGCCGCCAAGCCACTACACAACAAGTGGTTCGTacaaaacaacaactacaaccgTAAGTGTAATACAACAACAATCACCACAATATTTAGAAGAGCATAGCCCCATAGTCGATGAGCGACAGCCATCAACAACGACAAATCGAAAATTACCATACTCGTCATTTGCTGGGGCGCCGAACCACAAGTCTCCGTCGACAACGATAACAACGACGCCGTCGTCGCTGTCACATTCATTGTCTGTGATAAACACAACAACAATTCTGCCTTTGTCGTTGTCGCCGTTAACGGTAAAACCTTGCTCTTCGTTATTATTACAAAATTCAACGACAACGACGTTGACGCATAAAAACATAACAAATGTACCTAGGCAGGCCAGTTATCACAGAACTCTGGAAACGGAAACATCAAGCGTGAATAGCCGCAAAGCTGACCAATGTGAACTACTGGAATACCAAACAAACAAGTACCAAGATcaacaaaaacaccaacaacaaacacaacaagTGGATAGTAATAATAAAACAGCATTAACAAGTCTAGCTGAACGCAAAGCTTTGCTTAGAGaagaatttttcaaagattttcCCCATACAACAGTAACGGATTATTGTAAAACTacagccacaacaacaacagtctcAGCAACTGGCAAACTAACAGCCACACTCAGCAAACGTTTACTTAGAAAACAACacaatttgaaattgaaaattcccGCTGTAAAGGCGGCAAATTATAAAATCCCTCCCACCGATTCTGCGGCCTCCTCGGAAACTTTAACTCCGAATTTTAGCAACAAACCCTCTTTGGTGGCTTTGCGCAAATTGGATTTACAACGCAAAATAGTGAGAATTAATTGCAGTGCCTTTCCCACGGCGGAGAAGACCAGCACGAATATTTTCCCCTGCTCCCAATTTCCCAGTGTCAAAGAGTTGGCCAAACGCTTTGATCGTAATCCCCGTAAAATGATTGTTCCTCAGACCAAAGCGAATAGCACAGAAATGGATATGGCTTCGCTGAAACCAGAGGCCTTGGATCAACGCAATTCCCCGCTCTCCGATGAAGGTTGCAATTTGGGCCAAAGTCCCTACAGTTCggatgatgatgacaatgacTCCATACGCACCACCCACACAGCCATTGAAAGACTACCTGCCAAGCGTAAAGATAAAGTGGCCCGCTCGGCCAGCAGTGATTCGGCATTGGGTCTAGAGGTGGATGAGTCCATGGATACTACAGAGCCCCAGGCCCCTAgcacacagcaacaacaaaagcgCCGCATGACCTTGACAGTAACTGATTTGCCCTTAAGGCCCGCCCTGTTGCCCTTGGCAGAACCTACAATGCTGCCGGATTCGCCACCCGTCGATGTGGTGACCAATATAAGTGTGACTCAAACGCAAATACCCTCCAAAGTCTTGCTGGAAGAGCGAGTGGTGGAAATACCTGAAGATCCTCGTTCCGGTGGCAGTTCCAGACGCGAGTCCTCACAATCCTGTCTCAGCGATTATCCCTCGGGCGATATGCAGGGTGTACGCTTTGTACGCACCCCCTCCGTGGTGGTCTCCGACTATTCCGATGATATTATGTGCGGCATTACCCTGGAGGAAATCGAATACTTTCGTGCCCAACGCATGCGTAGGCGACGCTCTTCGCTGGATACCTCCGGCACCGAAAAAGATGCGCTCGACAATAACTCCGATGTAAGTGCGGCCTCCTCGTGCAGCAATCTCTATTATTGTGGCTCCACCATCTCGGCCCTGGATGGGGCCGAATGCCTAGTCAATGGCATGCGCATGCAATTGGAACGTAAAGCCTCAGACTGCTCCACTTGCTCGGTGAGCGGCGATGAGGAATCCCCACAAAATTCCTTTACCATACCCGAACAACCTGAGGACTGCCAGGATCTATCCGATATGTTGGCCAATCAGCATCTCTCCTGCAAACGTTCCAAAAAG
- the LOC131996876 gene encoding proline-rich protein 2-like, producing MATLCTGMPLLLLRQRLAKYYKHASTANDSDDDAGKEDFTTISVSAAGIYLSIRTAPQGRPPQGRPPQGRPPQGRPPQGRPPQGRPPQGRPPQGRPPQGRPPQGRPPQGRPPQGRPPQGRPPQGRPPQGRPPQGRPPQGRPPQGRPPQGRPPQGRPPQGRPPQGRPPQGRPPQGRPPQGRPPLWRVSPPLDIKKL from the exons ATGGCTACGCTGTGCACAGGgatgccgctgctgctgctgcgtcAACGTTTAGCTAAATATTACAAGCATGCGTCAACCGCCAACGACAGCGATGATGACGCCGGTAAAGAAGACTTCACAACGATTAGCGTCAGCGCTGCTGgcatctatctatctatca GGACGGCCCCACAGGGACGGCCCCCACAGGGACGGCCCCCACAGGGACGGCCCCCACAGGGACGGCCCCCACAGGGACGGCCCCCACAGGGACGGCCCCCACAGGGACGGCCCCCACAGGGACGGCCCCCACAGGGACGGCCCCCACAGGGACGGCCCCCACAGGGACGGCCCCCACAGGGACGGCCCCCACAGGGACGGCCCCCACAGGGACGGCCCCCACAGGGACGGCCCCCACAGGGACGGCCCCCACAGGGACGGCCCCCACAGGGACGGCCCCCACAGGGACGGCCCCCACAGGGACGGCCCCCACAGGGACGGCCCCCACAGGGACGGCCCCCACAGGGACGGCCCCCACAGGGACGGCCCCCACAGGGACGGCCCCCCCTTTGGAGGGTTTCCccccctttggatatcaaaaaattataa